The following proteins are co-located in the Gloeocapsa sp. PCC 7428 genome:
- a CDS encoding Tex family protein: protein MLNIPQVLAQELSLKPFQVENALELFAEGATIPFIARYRKERTGEMNEVQLRDLAERYTYLTELEARKTTILDAIASAGKLTDELKHKIETCLQKTELEDLYLPYRPKRRTKATIAREKGLEPLAQHIKSLNSRNAAIASLEKVAVDYISEEKDVKTVAEALSGAGDILAEEVSEKADLRAYIRDYLLQNGVFKSQIKKEYPEGTTKFETYRDFTVSVKAIAPHSLLALLRGENEKVLDLELAFDDSEVLATLAAQEIKTKVPEIREFYRAMLKDAFNRLMKASLIGEVIAQKKAEADIESIKTFETNLRELLLSPPAGMKPTLAIDPGFRTGCKVAVLDETGKFLEYQAIFPHASANERSQAANTLKKLIEKYKIELIAIGNGTASRETDEFVSEVLATIERKPIKVIVNESGASIYSASQVALAEFPDLDVTVRGAISIGRRLQDPLAELVKIDPKSIGVGQYQHDVDQKLLKKKLDETVESCVNYVGVDLNTASKELLTFVAGISATVANNIVAYRNQNGAFKQRRELLKVPKLGPKAFEQAAGFLRIRGGKNPLDNTAVHPESYGVVEAIAADLNISPVNITQSAQKLKSISLKKYVTATIGEPTLRDIINELEKPGRDPRAEFKYATFKQGIKEITDLKVGMELEGIVTNVANFGAFVDIGVHENGLVHISQLSERFVSDPKQIVKVGQIVRVKVLDVNEKQKRISLSMKAIKSNTHIKSG, encoded by the coding sequence ATGTTGAATATTCCGCAAGTTTTAGCACAAGAGTTATCATTAAAGCCTTTCCAAGTCGAAAACGCACTTGAATTATTTGCCGAAGGTGCGACAATTCCTTTTATTGCGCGTTACCGCAAAGAACGCACTGGCGAGATGAATGAAGTCCAACTGCGCGACTTAGCGGAAAGGTACACATATTTAACAGAATTAGAAGCAAGAAAGACAACAATTTTAGATGCGATCGCTTCCGCTGGCAAACTCACAGATGAACTAAAACACAAAATCGAAACCTGTCTGCAAAAAACCGAATTAGAAGACTTATATCTTCCGTATCGACCAAAACGCCGGACAAAAGCAACGATCGCGCGAGAAAAGGGGTTAGAACCACTAGCACAACATATTAAATCTTTAAATTCACGAAATGCAGCGATCGCTTCGCTAGAAAAAGTCGCAGTAGATTATATTTCTGAGGAAAAAGACGTTAAAACGGTTGCAGAAGCGTTAAGCGGTGCAGGAGATATTCTAGCTGAAGAAGTTTCCGAGAAAGCCGATTTACGCGCATATATTAGAGATTATCTCCTTCAAAACGGCGTATTTAAATCTCAAATCAAAAAGGAGTATCCTGAAGGAACCACTAAGTTTGAAACTTACCGAGATTTTACTGTTAGTGTAAAAGCGATCGCCCCGCATAGTCTCCTAGCACTCCTACGGGGTGAAAATGAAAAAGTACTAGATTTGGAACTTGCTTTCGATGACTCCGAGGTTCTCGCGACTTTAGCCGCACAAGAAATCAAAACTAAAGTTCCCGAAATTCGCGAATTTTATCGCGCAATGCTCAAAGATGCATTTAACCGCTTGATGAAAGCTTCCTTAATCGGTGAAGTTATTGCCCAAAAGAAAGCCGAAGCTGATATCGAATCGATTAAAACGTTTGAAACAAATTTAAGAGAATTACTCCTATCGCCACCAGCAGGAATGAAACCCACACTCGCAATCGATCCTGGATTTCGTACTGGGTGTAAAGTTGCTGTGTTAGACGAGACAGGAAAGTTTTTAGAATATCAAGCGATTTTTCCTCATGCTTCAGCAAACGAGCGATCGCAAGCCGCAAATACACTAAAAAAGTTAATCGAAAAATATAAAATTGAACTCATTGCAATTGGTAATGGTACAGCTAGCCGCGAAACCGATGAATTTGTGTCAGAAGTGTTAGCAACAATCGAACGCAAGCCAATTAAAGTTATCGTCAATGAGTCGGGCGCATCGATTTACTCAGCAAGTCAAGTTGCGCTTGCAGAATTTCCCGATCTTGATGTTACTGTACGCGGTGCAATTAGTATTGGTCGCCGCTTACAAGACCCTTTAGCCGAATTAGTAAAAATTGATCCCAAGTCAATCGGTGTTGGACAATATCAACACGATGTCGATCAAAAATTACTTAAAAAGAAGCTTGATGAAACCGTAGAAAGCTGTGTTAACTACGTTGGTGTAGATTTGAATACTGCTTCTAAAGAGTTATTAACTTTTGTCGCGGGAATTAGTGCGACAGTTGCTAATAATATTGTTGCCTATCGCAATCAAAACGGTGCTTTTAAACAGCGCCGCGAGTTATTGAAAGTTCCTAAATTAGGACCAAAAGCTTTTGAGCAAGCTGCGGGTTTTTTGCGAATTCGTGGCGGGAAAAATCCTTTAGATAATACCGCTGTTCATCCTGAAAGTTACGGTGTTGTCGAAGCGATCGCCGCAGATTTAAATATATCTCCTGTCAATATTACTCAAAGCGCTCAAAAGCTCAAATCAATTTCATTGAAAAAATATGTAACCGCGACCATTGGCGAACCTACACTACGCGATATCATTAACGAATTAGAAAAACCAGGAAGAGATCCGCGCGCCGAATTTAAGTACGCTACTTTCAAGCAAGGAATTAAAGAAATTACCGATCTCAAGGTTGGTATGGAACTAGAAGGTATCGTGACAAACGTTGCTAACTTTGGTGCTTTCGTAGATATTGGTGTTCACGAAAATGGTTTAGTTCATATTTCTCAACTATCCGAGCGTTTTGTCAGCGATCCTAAACAAATTGTGAAAGTCGGGCAAATTGTGCGCGTGAAAGTTTTAGACGTTAACGAAAAACAAAAACGGATTAGTTTATCAATGAAAGCAATCAAAAGTAATACTCATATCAAATCCGGTTGA
- a CDS encoding SET domain-containing protein, with protein sequence MVVLSEIFRLAKNEKFYIAKSRFGQGLFARKNIALGEKILEFTGDIIDFDKAVLKAPKYEGDPLQIGKNLYVNLEPPGRFVNHSCDPNAGIKNDVELVALKQIRAGEEIYFDYSTTMDEDYWVMQCGCGSTHCRRVIKDFKHLPSHVKRKYLELNVVQNFIATQYESTATAKY encoded by the coding sequence ATGGTAGTATTATCTGAAATTTTCCGCTTGGCAAAAAATGAAAAGTTCTACATAGCTAAAAGTAGATTTGGTCAAGGACTTTTCGCCAGAAAAAATATTGCTTTAGGAGAAAAAATCTTAGAATTTACTGGGGATATTATCGATTTCGATAAAGCGGTTTTAAAAGCTCCGAAATATGAAGGCGATCCACTACAAATAGGCAAAAATCTGTATGTCAATTTAGAACCTCCAGGTCGTTTTGTCAATCATTCTTGCGATCCTAATGCTGGTATTAAAAATGATGTAGAACTAGTAGCGTTGAAACAGATCCGCGCAGGCGAAGAGATATACTTCGACTATTCTACAACTATGGATGAAGATTATTGGGTTATGCAATGTGGTTGTGGAAGTACACATTGTAGAAGAGTTATTAAAGATTTTAAACATTTACCATCTCATGTAAAACGTAAGTACTTAGAGTTAAATGTGGTGCAAAACTTTATTGCAACCCAATACGAATCAACAGCTACAGCAAAATATTGA
- a CDS encoding EAL domain-containing protein produces the protein MTLRKKTLLLIAVTLISLIGVIYATSSTILLRGFSRLEAEDTRYNVRRVQEALSDEIAKLSLTTRDWAEWDETYAFVEDANRQYIATYLSNVSINRLKLNLMLYVDASRRIIFDKGYDLERKEAIYLLPNFQKHLAAKTVLEHSSIKSSISGLVMLPEGAMMIASRPILNSESRGPIRGTLIMGRYLNNLAIAKLAEKTHLSLRMYRFDDIQVPPDIQRVRSAFRDLPKESILVLPLDEQTIAGYTIIQDIYGNPALLLCVDAPRLIYQQGKASIRHLLLSLAIVGLMFAVATLLLIEKLILSRLSRLSADVHSIGRSGDLAARVFPISGRDELSGLAGTINEMLEALEHSIEEQRQSEERYHRYDKVLAELAKHKMLDCSDLHVNLQEITEAAAHTLAVERVGVWLYDDELYKKLLCIDLYRKSIDEHSQGAELAAAHYPTYFEALQEERTIAACDAHSDPRTKELARLYLYTNSIVSMLDAPIWLGGQMVGVVCHEHVDSMRHWSIEEKNFAASIADLVSVTLEACERKRSQEALRKAHDDLEIRVRERTAELAQINQELQAEITERTLAEEKLLYEAFHDSLTGLPNRTLFMQRLGHALVRAKRRSNYLFAVLFLDLDRFKLVNDSLGHLVGDQLLIAFVRRLEVCLRSTDTVARLGGDEFVILLDDMKDIKDATLVAERIQRELILPFNLDGHEVFITTSIGIALSTTGYDQAEDILRDADTVMYRAKSLGKARHAVFDKDMHTRAVSLLQLENDLRRAVERQELLIYYQPIVSLHNNRIRGFEALLRWNHPTRGMISPAEFIPVAEETGLIIPIGYWVLHQACHQTRIWQEQFTAIPPLTINVNCSGKQFAQPDLTKQIDRILHETGLNGVSLNIEITESILIENADLAAKMLLQLKNLGIQLYIDDFGTGYSSLSYLHNFPINALKIDRSFIKRMGSTNEKHELVYTITQMAHNLNMNVVAEGIETSEQLRQLQDMRCEYGQGFLFSQPLQQEAATALIQSSVCV, from the coding sequence ATGACACTTCGGAAAAAAACACTATTACTAATCGCTGTCACGCTCATTAGTCTAATTGGGGTTATCTATGCTACATCATCAACTATTTTATTACGTGGTTTTTCGAGATTAGAAGCGGAAGATACTCGCTACAACGTTAGAAGAGTGCAGGAAGCTTTATCTGATGAAATTGCCAAACTAAGTTTAACAACACGCGACTGGGCAGAATGGGACGAAACATACGCGTTTGTAGAAGATGCAAATCGGCAATACATTGCGACTTATCTTAGTAATGTCAGCATCAATCGGTTGAAGCTAAATTTGATGCTTTACGTTGATGCTTCTAGGAGAATTATTTTTGATAAAGGATACGACTTAGAACGTAAAGAAGCGATATATCTTTTACCCAACTTTCAAAAACATCTTGCAGCAAAAACCGTTCTAGAACACTCAAGTATCAAAAGTTCGATATCAGGGCTAGTAATGCTACCTGAAGGTGCGATGATGATTGCCTCAAGACCGATTCTTAATAGTGAGAGTCGTGGTCCGATTCGAGGAACACTAATCATGGGTCGTTACTTGAATAATTTGGCGATCGCAAAACTAGCTGAAAAAACTCATTTATCGTTGAGGATGTATCGCTTTGACGATATACAAGTACCGCCGGATATTCAACGCGTGCGTTCTGCTTTTAGAGACTTACCCAAAGAGTCTATTTTAGTACTACCACTCGATGAACAAACGATCGCTGGCTACACGATTATTCAAGATATCTATGGCAATCCAGCACTACTACTCTGTGTGGATGCGCCAAGATTAATTTATCAACAAGGTAAAGCGAGTATTCGTCATCTTCTATTATCTTTGGCGATCGTCGGGTTAATGTTTGCCGTTGCCACACTGTTGTTAATAGAAAAGCTGATCTTGTCACGGCTATCGCGGTTAAGTGCGGATGTTCATAGTATTGGCAGAAGTGGCGATCTCGCCGCCCGCGTATTTCCGATTAGTGGGCGAGACGAACTATCCGGCTTAGCAGGTACAATCAATGAAATGTTAGAAGCGTTGGAACACTCGATTGAAGAGCAACGCCAAAGCGAAGAACGCTATCACAGATACGATAAAGTTCTTGCTGAGCTAGCAAAGCACAAAATGCTCGATTGCAGCGATTTACACGTTAATTTACAAGAAATTACTGAAGCTGCTGCACACACATTAGCAGTAGAACGCGTTGGAGTGTGGTTATACGATGACGAACTTTACAAAAAACTGCTTTGCATTGACCTATATCGCAAAAGTATTGACGAGCATTCTCAAGGTGCAGAATTAGCCGCAGCCCATTATCCTACTTACTTTGAAGCGTTGCAAGAAGAACGAACGATCGCAGCTTGTGATGCACACTCCGATCCCCGCACAAAAGAACTCGCAAGATTGTATCTCTATACCAATAGTATTGTCTCAATGTTGGATGCACCCATTTGGCTGGGCGGACAGATGGTGGGAGTCGTGTGTCACGAACACGTAGATTCTATGCGTCACTGGAGTATTGAGGAAAAAAATTTTGCAGCTTCCATCGCTGATTTAGTCTCAGTGACTTTAGAAGCGTGCGAACGGAAGCGATCGCAAGAAGCATTACGCAAAGCGCACGATGACTTAGAAATTCGAGTACGCGAAAGAACTGCGGAACTAGCACAAATTAACCAAGAATTACAAGCAGAAATTACGGAACGGACGCTAGCAGAAGAAAAATTACTCTACGAAGCTTTTCATGATTCGCTCACAGGTTTACCTAACCGAACATTATTCATGCAGCGATTAGGACACGCTTTAGTTCGTGCCAAAAGACGTAGTAATTATTTATTTGCTGTCTTATTTTTAGACTTAGATCGCTTCAAATTGGTTAATGACAGTCTTGGTCACTTAGTTGGCGATCAACTATTGATTGCTTTCGTCCGTAGATTGGAAGTTTGTTTGCGCTCCACAGATACCGTTGCTCGCTTAGGTGGTGATGAGTTCGTCATCTTGCTTGATGATATGAAAGATATTAAAGACGCAACTCTAGTAGCCGAGCGAATTCAAAGAGAACTCATACTACCATTTAACCTGGACGGACACGAAGTTTTCATCACCACAAGTATTGGAATTGCCCTGAGTACAACTGGCTACGACCAAGCAGAAGATATCCTGCGTGATGCTGATACTGTTATGTATCGTGCTAAATCGCTTGGTAAGGCGCGTCATGCTGTATTTGACAAAGATATGCATACGCGCGCAGTATCATTATTGCAATTAGAAAATGACCTACGACGCGCTGTAGAACGTCAAGAATTACTTATTTACTATCAACCAATCGTCTCGCTACATAACAATAGAATTAGAGGTTTTGAAGCATTGCTGCGGTGGAACCATCCAACGCGCGGTATGATCTCACCCGCAGAATTTATCCCTGTTGCTGAAGAAACAGGCTTGATTATTCCTATCGGCTACTGGGTACTGCATCAAGCTTGTCACCAGACACGTATTTGGCAAGAACAATTTACAGCTATCCCACCTTTAACAATTAATGTTAATTGTTCGGGTAAACAGTTCGCCCAACCCGACTTAACTAAACAAATTGACCGCATTTTACACGAGACTGGCTTAAATGGGGTAAGTTTAAATATCGAAATTACAGAAAGTATCTTAATCGAAAATGCAGACTTAGCAGCGAAGATGTTGCTGCAATTAAAAAATCTAGGAATTCAATTATACATTGATGACTTTGGTACAGGCTATTCTTCGCTCAGTTATCTCCATAACTTTCCCATTAATGCCTTGAAAATTGACCGTTCTTTTATTAAACGAATGGGAAGTACTAATGAAAAGCATGAATTAGTCTATACTATTACACAAATGGCTCACAACTTAAATATGAATGTTGTTGCCGAAGGAATTGAAACTTCTGAGCAACTTAGGCAGCTTCAAGATATGAGATGTGAGTACGGTCAAGGTTTTTTGTTTTCTCAACCCTTACAACAAGAAGCAGCAACTGCCTTAATTCAAAGCAGTGTCTGCGTATAA